The segment AGAAGGCGGCGACAGGTCGGGCAAGATCCAGTCCCAGCCGCTGGAGGACGTCGTTCCTCGCCGCTTCGTCCACCGTCAGCGACGGGTGGGGAATCGGTCGGGGAATGGCGTGATGCTTGTCTTCGGCGAGCGCGCAAAAGCGCTCGACCATCATCGGCAGGCTCTTTTCGTCAAGTTCGCGCGCATCGTTGAGGATGCCGTAGCGCGACTCGCCGATGAACCCGGTGCGCAGGGGGATGCCCGCCATCAGCGGGATCAGCGCGGATTTGAGCGAATTGGGCAGAACGATGACCTGATCGAATTTTTCGCGGGCCAGCCGGCGCGCGATTTTCCAGCGGGCGCCGAGTTTGAGCGCGCCATGGCCGAACGGATTCAGATGGGCTTTCGCCACTTCGGGCATGCGGGCGAGCAGGGGGAGTGTCCATTGCGGCGCGAAAACGTGCAGCTCCAGCCCCGGATGCCGTTCGTGCAGCCGCCGGTAGAGGGGTTGGGCCATGACGCTGTCGCCAACCCAGGAAGGACCGATAACCAGTATTTTTTTCATGTCAGAACAAGCAAAAAAGGTGCGGCAAGGCGCCGCACCTTTCAAAACGGAAGGCCCGCAGCGGCTCAGTGGTGACCCTTGACCGGGCCGACCAGTTTATAGCGGGTGCCGCAATACGGGCACAGCGCCTCGCCGGTCTTGTGAACCGGCAGGAACACGCGCGGGTGCGCGTTCCATTTCACCATGTCGGGCATCGGACAGTGCAGCGGCAGATCGTCGCCGGTCACTTCGATCTCGCGTCGGGTATTTTCTTTCAATTCAGCCATGGTCTTCCTTGCGGGCCCGCAAACGGGCCTCTTTTTCGGTCAATTATTCGATATAGGTCAGCCAGCGCGCGCTGTCGCCATCCACGCCCTTGACCGCATCGAAGTAGCGTTTCTGGATGTCGGCGGTGACCGGGCCGCGACGGCCTTCGCCGATCATGCGGTTGTCCAGTTCGCGGATCGGGGTGATTTCCGCCGCGGTGCCGGTGAAGAACGCTTCGTCGGCGCTGTAGACTTCGTCGCGGGTGATGCGCTTCTCGACCACCTCGAGGCCCATGCGCGCCGCGATCTGGATGACGGTGTCGCGGGTGATGCCTTCCAGCGCGGAGGTCAGATCCGGCGTGTAGAGCTTGCCTTTGCGCACCAGGAAAATGTTCTCGCCCGAACCTTCGGCGACATAGCCTTCGACGTCCAGCAGCAGGGCTTCGTCGTAGCCGTCGCGCGTCGCCTCGGTGTTGGCGAGGATGGAGTTCATGTAGTTGCCGTTGGCCTTCGCCTTGCACATCGTGATGTTCACGTGGTGCCGGGTGAAGGACGAGGTCTTCACGCGGATGCCCTTTTCGAGGCCGTCCTCACCGAGGTAGGCGCCCCACGGCCAGGCCGCGACGATGACGTGCACGTCGTCGGCGGGCGGCGCCACGCCGAGCTTGCCCGAGCCGTAGAAGGCCATCGGCCGGAAATAGCAGGACTCGAGCTTGTTGGCCTTCACCACATCAAGATGGGCGCGGTTGATCTCGTCCTTGGAGAACGGCAGCTTGATGCCGAGGATATGGGCGGAACGGAACAGGCGATCGGTATGATCCTGCAGACGGAACACCGCCGGGCCGCGCGGCGTGTCGTAGGCGCGCACTCCTTCGAAAACGCCCATGCCGTAATGCAGCGTGTGGGTCAGCACGTGGGTCGTGGCGGAGCGCCAGTCGACAAGCTGGCCATCGTACCAGAGAAAACCATCGCGATCGGACATAGACATCTCGAATTTCTCCACATTTTTGACGAGTTATGACAGCGATTATACCGTCCCGCCGGGGCTTGTGAACGGGGTGGCCAACAAATCTTGCCACAGGCGCCGTCCCGCCTCGTAGTGCGGCGCCGCTTCGGCGCCGATGCGGTCGTGTCCGCCCAGGCGCGCCGCGTGCTGAAGCCGCCGCAACTGGCGGTAGGCATCCTGTCCGGCGCGGGCGAGCGCGGGGTCGATCAGGCCGTTTTCCGCCGCCTCGCCGAGCAGGGCGATGTTGCCGCTGTTGCGGGTCAGCGCCGGCACATCGCGGGCATGGCACAGAATCAGCCACTGCACGAGGAATTCGATGTCGACGATGCCGCCGCGGGCGTGCTTAAGATCGCTGTCGCGGGCCGGGTGGGTCTTGAGCATGCGCTCGCGCATCGCCACGACCTCGTCGCGAAGCCGCGCGGGATCGCGTTGCTGCGTCAGCACCGCGTGGCGCACCGCTTCGAAACGCTGGCCGACCCCGGCATCCCCCGCCACGAAACGCGCCCGCGTCAACGCCTGGTGTTCCCAGACCCAGGCCGTTTGCGCCTGGTAGTTTTCGAAGGCCTGCAGCGAGCTGACCAGCAGGCCGCTCGAGCCGTTCGGCCGCAAGCGCAGATCGATGTCGTACAGCACGCCGGCGCTGGTGGCGCTGGTCAGCCAGGCCACCATGCGCCGCGCCAGGCGCGAATACACGTCGGCGGCATCCGGGTGATCGTCTTCGTAAAGAAAAATCAGGTCGAGATCCGAAGCGTAGCCCAGCTCCTTGCCGCCCAGCTTGCCGTAGCCGATCACGGCGAAACGGTGCGTGTCGCGGTGGCGGTTGCCAAGCAGGCGCCAGACATGCTCGAGGGTGCGGTCGAGCACCAGATCCGCCAGCGCCGAGAGCTCGTCCGACAGCGCCTCCAGCGTCCACATGCCGGCCAGATCCTGCGCCACCAGCCGGAAGGTCTGGGCGTGCTGGAAGTGCCGCAGAGTATCCATCTGCGCTTCGACATCGTCGCCGGCCGCCAGCATCGCGTCGTTCAGTTGCGCGCCAAGCGCCCGCCAGTCGGGCGCGGCGTACAGCACGCGCGCGTCCAGCAATTCGTCGAGCAGGATCGGGTGCCGGTTCAGATAGGCGGCGACCCAGGCGCTGGATGAGCACAGCGCGGCCAGACGCTGCAAGGTCTGCGGATATTCGGTCAAGAGGGCAAGGTAGGAGGCGCGGCCGCTGATGGTTTCCAGTAAGTCGAGAATGCGCGCGAGCGTCGGATCCGGGTCGGGCTGGGCGGCGGCCACTTCGATGAGCGGCCCGATCAGGGCGTCGAACTTCTTGCGATTGGCCTGGGCCATTTGCTGATAGCGCTGGCTGGCGGCGAGACTTTTTAGGCGGCGTTCGACATCGTCGGGCGCAAGATAGCCAAGTTGGGCGAGTTCGTCGGCGATGCCGGTTTCGCCAAGGTCGCGCCACAGACGCGAGAGCGGATGATCCGGCGCGCCTTCGGTCGGCAGGAAAAACACCTGTTCGAAGTGGCGCGTGACGCGGCGGCGCTGTTCGTTCAGCGCATCGAGAAAGCTCGCGGTGTCGGCAAAGCCAAGGCTGTGGGCGAGGGAGAGCAGGGCGGGCCCGTCGTCCGGCAGCGCCTGGGTCTGCTGATCGTCGCGGTATTGCAGCCGGTGCTCTAGCGCGCGCAGGAAGGCGTAGGCTTCCTGCAGTTCATCGACCGCGCGGTTTTCCAGAAGCCGCAATTCGCGCAGCCGCTCGAGCGTCTCGCGGGTGCCGCGCAACTGCAGGCTGCGCTCGCGTCCTCCGCGGATCAACTGGAATACCTGGGCGATGAATTCGATCTCGCGGATGCCGCCCGGGCCAAGCTTGATGTTGGTCGCCATGTCGCGGCGCGCGACTTCGCGGCGGATCTGGGCGTGCAGGTCGCGCATCGCGCCGTAAGCGCCGTAGTCGAGGTATTTGCGGTAGACGAACGGCCTGACCAGATCCGTCAGCAGCGAAGCGTCGCCGGTGATCACCCGGGCCTTGATCCAGGCATAGCGTTCCCATTCGCGCCCCTGGGCCAGCAGATAGTTCTCCAGGGCGGCGAGGCTCATCACCAGCGGGCCGGAGTCGCCGTAGGGCCGCAGGCGCATGTCGACACGGAACACCCTGCCATCGATGGTCGGTTCGTCGAGCAAGGCGATGACTTTCTTGCCCAGCTGGGTGAAATACTCGTGATTGGACAAGCCGCGCCCGCCGCGGGTTTCCCCGCTTTCCGGATACAGGAACACCAGGTCGATGTCGGAGGAGGCGTTCAGTTCATTGCCGCCAAGCTTGCCCATGCCGATCACGATGAGCGACTGGATTTCCCCGCTCTCTTCGCCGACCGGTGTGCCATAGTGAGACAAGGACGCGGCCGCGGCGT is part of the Paludibacterium paludis genome and harbors:
- the waaF gene encoding lipopolysaccharide heptosyltransferase II, which encodes MAQPLYRRLHERHPGLELHVFAPQWTLPLLARMPEVAKAHLNPFGHGALKLGARWKIARRLAREKFDQVIVLPNSLKSALIPLMAGIPLRTGFIGESRYGILNDARELDEKSLPMMVERFCALAEDKHHAIPRPIPHPSLTVDEAARNDVLQRLGLDLARPVAAFCPGAEYGPAKRWPARHFAALARRFHEVGYAVWLFGSNKDAAIGDDIAALSGGLAVNLCGRTGLDEAIDLMGCADIAICNDSGLMHVAAALEKPLVALYGSSSPDFTPPLSDRAAIVNLDLPCSPCFERTCPYGHTDCLETLEPGLAWQAAMRLIEPR
- a CDS encoding zinc-finger domain-containing protein, which codes for MAELKENTRREIEVTGDDLPLHCPMPDMVKWNAHPRVFLPVHKTGEALCPYCGTRYKLVGPVKGHH
- a CDS encoding branched-chain amino acid transaminase, translated to MSMSDRDGFLWYDGQLVDWRSATTHVLTHTLHYGMGVFEGVRAYDTPRGPAVFRLQDHTDRLFRSAHILGIKLPFSKDEINRAHLDVVKANKLESCYFRPMAFYGSGKLGVAPPADDVHVIVAAWPWGAYLGEDGLEKGIRVKTSSFTRHHVNITMCKAKANGNYMNSILANTEATRDGYDEALLLDVEGYVAEGSGENIFLVRKGKLYTPDLTSALEGITRDTVIQIAARMGLEVVEKRITRDEVYSADEAFFTGTAAEITPIRELDNRMIGEGRRGPVTADIQKRYFDAVKGVDGDSARWLTYIE
- the glnE gene encoding bifunctional [glutamate--ammonia ligase]-adenylyl-L-tyrosine phosphorylase/[glutamate--ammonia-ligase] adenylyltransferase, translated to MPSIAEDAIAKAGQFSGFLTRRLTASETLRASLLDGTLRPFSAGEMAAFADWRALPGADALAPELRRLREAVFSRLIVRDLAGLATLDEVVTTLSALADFAIRLAVDAAAASLSHYGTPVGEESGEIQSLIVIGMGKLGGNELNASSDIDLVFLYPESGETRGGRGLSNHEYFTQLGKKVIALLDEPTIDGRVFRVDMRLRPYGDSGPLVMSLAALENYLLAQGREWERYAWIKARVITGDASLLTDLVRPFVYRKYLDYGAYGAMRDLHAQIRREVARRDMATNIKLGPGGIREIEFIAQVFQLIRGGRERSLQLRGTRETLERLRELRLLENRAVDELQEAYAFLRALEHRLQYRDDQQTQALPDDGPALLSLAHSLGFADTASFLDALNEQRRRVTRHFEQVFFLPTEGAPDHPLSRLWRDLGETGIADELAQLGYLAPDDVERRLKSLAASQRYQQMAQANRKKFDALIGPLIEVAAAQPDPDPTLARILDLLETISGRASYLALLTEYPQTLQRLAALCSSSAWVAAYLNRHPILLDELLDARVLYAAPDWRALGAQLNDAMLAAGDDVEAQMDTLRHFQHAQTFRLVAQDLAGMWTLEALSDELSALADLVLDRTLEHVWRLLGNRHRDTHRFAVIGYGKLGGKELGYASDLDLIFLYEDDHPDAADVYSRLARRMVAWLTSATSAGVLYDIDLRLRPNGSSGLLVSSLQAFENYQAQTAWVWEHQALTRARFVAGDAGVGQRFEAVRHAVLTQQRDPARLRDEVVAMRERMLKTHPARDSDLKHARGGIVDIEFLVQWLILCHARDVPALTRNSGNIALLGEAAENGLIDPALARAGQDAYRQLRRLQHAARLGGHDRIGAEAAPHYEAGRRLWQDLLATPFTSPGGTV